In Streptomyces sp. RFCAC02, the following proteins share a genomic window:
- a CDS encoding nitrate- and nitrite sensing domain-containing protein translates to MRAQVRKTTLHDPAGPSPDVPSGTAGSSGHPAPQGARAHAASRRRRVRVRSRLLAGVLLTGFALTAAGAPALHGAWQDWSTAGRLVDDARLAGRALSLSHVLADERDALVVAGATRDPGVLADALPEDARERADRTVGQVAPDTEGVLRERLDALPDTRQRALDGEATPAETYTAYTDIIDGLDGLFRTVSRARPERAADPTADALPDLARAVHASSATRGLLLAGLTGEGDTTGLTALARREAVREEAALDDFAAAVDDATRAALDAALTGDAADADTYLGRLTEGTPIDADEAGLDPDGAQTALLARTGALRGLLGSLTEERVADLESLRGDDLTDLQVTVCIVVVALALALTVNVHTARSLTRPLAAVRLGSRRVAADPTGQEPVKYTGRNDEFAEVVSAVNALHSRAVTLHRRAAEAARDAAAAAEEGGGLRAERDRLLAEQSALHGRLAALHGAVHGMFAHHAQRLLVLVGEQLAVIEGLEEHEADPDQLAVLFSLDHLAARMRRHGENLLLLAGAEPTQQLTEPVPLIDVARAAVSEIERYEVVETAPPPPAVRVTGYAARDLSHLLAELLDNATAFSPAGARVRLTGRWTTGELLLSVEDEGVGLSQARLAELNVRLADSVTPPPGADGSGHGTGIGMGLYTVARLAARHGLRCWLRQRPGGGTIAEVAVPATLVEERPGEVYAETGTGPITPAAGVPTAGLITPPGAAGPATPAAGVPLVPHARAAEPDGAAHAAAPAPGVEHGRADDTAPRPHGVTTSGLPKRTPGATPTVSEPTAAGRARAVDAEELRRRLGGFQRGARDGHRDAARTVEPRPGQSGEEMPS, encoded by the coding sequence ATGCGAGCGCAGGTGCGGAAGACGACACTGCACGACCCCGCCGGCCCGTCCCCGGACGTCCCATCGGGCACGGCCGGCTCGTCAGGTCATCCCGCTCCGCAGGGCGCGAGGGCGCACGCCGCGTCCCGCCGGCGCCGGGTCAGGGTCCGCAGCCGCCTGCTGGCCGGCGTCCTGCTGACCGGCTTCGCCCTCACCGCCGCGGGCGCCCCCGCCCTGCACGGCGCCTGGCAGGACTGGTCCACCGCCGGGCGACTCGTGGACGACGCGCGCCTCGCCGGGCGTGCCCTGTCCCTCTCCCACGTCCTCGCCGACGAGCGCGACGCCCTCGTCGTCGCCGGCGCCACCCGTGACCCCGGCGTCCTCGCCGACGCCCTGCCGGAGGACGCGCGCGAGCGCGCCGACCGGACCGTCGGCCAGGTCGCGCCCGACACCGAGGGCGTCCTGCGTGAGCGCCTCGACGCGCTGCCCGACACGCGGCAGCGCGCCCTCGACGGCGAGGCCACGCCCGCCGAGACGTACACCGCGTACACCGACATCATCGACGGCCTCGACGGGCTGTTCCGCACCGTGAGCCGTGCCAGGCCCGAGCGCGCCGCCGATCCGACGGCCGACGCCCTCCCCGACCTCGCGCGCGCCGTCCACGCGTCGTCCGCCACCCGCGGGCTGCTGCTGGCCGGCCTCACCGGCGAGGGCGACACGACCGGCCTCACCGCGCTGGCCCGCCGCGAGGCCGTACGGGAGGAGGCGGCTCTCGACGACTTCGCCGCCGCCGTGGACGACGCCACCCGCGCCGCCCTCGACGCCGCCCTCACCGGTGACGCGGCCGACGCCGACACCTACCTCGGCCGGCTCACCGAGGGCACGCCCATCGACGCGGACGAGGCCGGGCTCGACCCGGACGGGGCGCAGACCGCGCTGCTGGCCCGCACCGGCGCGCTGCGTGGGCTGCTCGGCTCGCTCACCGAGGAGCGCGTCGCCGATCTGGAGTCCCTGCGCGGCGACGACCTCACCGACCTCCAGGTCACCGTGTGCATCGTCGTCGTGGCGCTCGCGCTCGCGCTCACCGTCAACGTGCACACCGCGCGCTCCCTGACCCGTCCGCTGGCCGCCGTACGGCTCGGCAGCCGCCGCGTCGCCGCCGACCCGACCGGCCAGGAGCCCGTCAAGTACACCGGGCGCAACGACGAGTTCGCCGAGGTCGTGTCCGCCGTCAACGCGCTGCACTCCCGCGCCGTCACCCTGCACCGGCGTGCCGCCGAGGCCGCCAGGGACGCGGCGGCCGCCGCCGAGGAGGGCGGCGGCCTGCGCGCGGAGCGGGACCGGCTGCTGGCCGAGCAGAGCGCGCTGCACGGCCGTCTCGCCGCCCTGCACGGCGCCGTGCACGGCATGTTCGCGCACCACGCGCAGCGCCTGCTCGTCCTCGTCGGCGAGCAGCTCGCCGTCATCGAGGGCCTGGAGGAGCACGAGGCCGACCCGGACCAGCTCGCCGTCCTCTTCTCGCTCGACCACCTCGCCGCCCGGATGCGCCGGCACGGCGAGAACCTGCTGCTGCTCGCCGGCGCCGAGCCGACGCAGCAGCTCACGGAGCCGGTGCCGCTGATCGACGTGGCGCGCGCGGCCGTCAGCGAAATAGAGCGTTACGAGGTCGTCGAGACGGCACCGCCGCCGCCCGCCGTCCGCGTCACCGGATACGCGGCCCGCGACCTGAGCCACCTCCTCGCCGAACTCCTGGACAACGCGACGGCGTTCTCGCCGGCCGGCGCCCGGGTGCGGCTGACGGGGCGGTGGACCACGGGCGAGCTGCTGCTGTCGGTCGAGGACGAGGGCGTCGGGCTGTCCCAGGCACGGCTCGCCGAACTGAACGTCCGCCTCGCCGACTCCGTGACGCCCCCGCCGGGCGCCGACGGCAGCGGCCACGGCACGGGCATCGGCATGGGCCTGTACACCGTGGCCCGGCTGGCGGCCCGGCACGGGCTGCGGTGCTGGCTGCGGCAGCGCCCGGGCGGCGGCACGATCGCCGAGGTCGCGGTGCCGGCGACGCTGGTCGAGGAGCGGCCCGGCGAGGTCTACGCCGAGACCGGCACGGGTCCCATCACCCCGGCCGCCGGGGTGCCCACCGCCGGGCTGATCACCCCGCCGGGCGCCGCCGGGCCCGCGACGCCCGCGGCCGGCGTACCCCTCGTGCCGCACGCCAGGGCCGCCGAGCCGGACGGGGCCGCGCACGCCGCCGCCCCGGCGCCGGGCGTCGAGCACGGGCGGGCGGACGACACCGCGCCGCGCCCGCACGGCGTCACGACCAGCGGTCTGCCGAAGCGCACCCCGGGTGCGACGCCCACCGTGTCCGAGCCGACCGCGGCGGGCCGCGCCCGCGCCGTCGACGCCGAGGAACTGCGCCGCAGGCTCGGCGGGTTCCAGCGCGGCGCCCGCGACGGGCACCGCGACGCCGCCAGGACCGTGGAGCCCCGCCCGGGGCAGTCCGGAGAGGAGATGCCGTCATGA
- a CDS encoding TetR/AcrR family transcriptional regulator yields MDSRPASPGPAYRRLSVEERREQLIETAHRLFASRPPEEVSLDDVARATGVSRPLVYRYFPGGKQQLYEAALGSSARDLEACFEVPAHGPLTDRLAAVLDRYLAFVDSHAEGFTALLKGGNVVQTARTTAIVDGVRRAAARQVLLHLRVSAPGPLLHMTVRTWISTVEAASLIWLDEQRPHTAAELRDWLVDHFVALLAVTAGKDPRTAEALRAAADLEHTGGRVDRLMASVLSVVSPAVAD; encoded by the coding sequence ATGGACAGCCGCCCCGCCTCCCCCGGCCCTGCCTACCGCAGACTCAGCGTGGAGGAGCGCCGCGAGCAGCTCATCGAGACCGCGCACCGGCTCTTCGCCTCCCGCCCGCCCGAGGAGGTGTCGCTGGACGACGTGGCCCGCGCCACGGGCGTCTCCCGGCCCCTGGTCTACCGCTACTTCCCCGGCGGCAAGCAGCAGTTGTACGAGGCCGCGCTCGGCAGCTCGGCCCGGGACCTGGAGGCGTGCTTCGAGGTCCCGGCGCACGGGCCGCTCACCGACCGGCTGGCCGCCGTGCTGGACCGCTACCTGGCGTTCGTCGACTCGCACGCCGAGGGTTTCACCGCGCTGCTGAAGGGCGGCAACGTCGTCCAGACGGCCCGCACCACGGCGATCGTGGACGGCGTGCGGCGGGCCGCCGCGCGGCAGGTCCTGCTGCACCTGCGGGTCTCCGCGCCGGGGCCGCTCCTGCACATGACCGTCCGGACGTGGATATCGACGGTGGAGGCCGCGTCCCTGATCTGGCTGGACGAGCAGCGCCCGCACACGGCGGCCGAGCTGCGGGACTGGCTGGTGGACCACTTCGTCGCCCTCCTCGCGGTGACGGCGGGCAAGGACCCCCGCACCGCCGAGGCGCTGCGCGCCGCCGCGGATCTCGAACACACCGGCGGCCGGGTGGACCGGCTCATGGCGAGCGTCCTGTCCGTGGTGTCCCCGGCGGTGGCCGACTGA
- a CDS encoding TetR/AcrR family transcriptional regulator produces the protein MTDSPKGRARSADKRRRLTTAAARVLHEQGVERTTLADIANAAGVPVGNVYYYFRTKDDLVLAALAEHSAHLGDLTDALDRLPDPRDRLKGLVEGWIEQRETAARHGCPTGTLAVELDKRADGVLDAQAGAVVRRLLDWAAQQFRALGLADADDLAVTLVSSYQGMSVLTNALRDPGIMAREGARLLRWLDSLPAPGRAG, from the coding sequence GTGACTGACTCACCGAAGGGAAGGGCGCGGTCCGCCGACAAGCGCCGGCGGCTCACCACCGCGGCGGCCCGCGTCCTGCACGAACAGGGCGTCGAACGGACCACCCTCGCCGACATCGCGAACGCGGCCGGGGTCCCCGTCGGAAACGTCTACTACTACTTCAGGACGAAGGACGACCTGGTCCTGGCTGCCCTCGCGGAGCACAGCGCCCACCTCGGCGACCTCACGGACGCGCTCGACCGCCTGCCCGATCCCCGTGACCGCCTCAAGGGCCTGGTCGAGGGCTGGATCGAGCAGCGCGAGACGGCCGCGCGCCACGGCTGCCCCACCGGCACCCTGGCCGTCGAACTCGACAAGCGCGCCGACGGCGTCCTGGACGCGCAGGCCGGCGCGGTCGTCCGGCGGCTGCTCGACTGGGCGGCACAGCAGTTCCGCGCCCTCGGCCTGGCCGACGCTGACGACCTCGCCGTCACCCTCGTCTCGTCCTACCAGGGCATGTCGGTCCTGACCAACGCGCTGCGCGACCCCGGCATCATGGCCCGCGAGGGCGCCCGCCTCCTCCGCTGGCTCGACTCCCTCCCGGCACCCGGGCGGGCCGGCTGA
- a CDS encoding roadblock/LC7 domain-containing protein — protein sequence MTSQSQTRVPPHAPGGSDGQDLRWMLTRLVAEVPRVLSVAVVSADGLPLLSSRDEEAALPAGAMSGGPQGATADLATIVSGLGSLTHGAAQLMEGGAVRQTLVAMETGNLLVMAISDGSLLGAWTEPDADMSTVTYHMALFVGRAGHLLTPELRAELRQATPRPQ from the coding sequence ATGACCTCGCAGTCGCAGACCCGCGTGCCGCCCCACGCGCCGGGAGGCAGCGACGGGCAGGACCTGCGCTGGATGCTGACGCGTCTGGTGGCCGAGGTGCCCCGTGTGCTCTCGGTGGCCGTCGTCTCGGCGGACGGCCTGCCGCTCCTGTCCTCCAGGGACGAGGAGGCGGCGCTGCCCGCGGGCGCCATGTCCGGCGGCCCGCAGGGCGCGACCGCCGACCTGGCGACGATTGTGTCGGGGCTCGGCAGCCTCACGCACGGTGCGGCGCAGCTCATGGAGGGCGGCGCGGTCCGGCAGACGCTCGTCGCCATGGAGACGGGGAACCTGCTGGTCATGGCCATCAGCGACGGTTCGCTGCTCGGCGCCTGGACCGAACCGGACGCCGACATGAGCACGGTGACGTACCACATGGCGCTGTTCGTGGGGCGGGCCGGGCACCTCCTGACGCCCGAACTGCGCGCGGAGCTGCGGCAGGCGACGCCCCGGCCGCAGTGA
- a CDS encoding NAD(P)-dependent oxidoreductase yields MDLGTVAITGAAGTIGSVMRRALRADADRIVVLDRVPLSAEAATETVREMELRDPAAVVTALAGTGADAVLHLGGLADEAPLPDLLAANVLGTHHVLEAARRLGIPRVVLASTNRVTGFHPAAHLTGPDDPARPDGLYAVSKVAVEALGRMYAEKFGLSVVCLRIGSFEECPSEPRHLATWLSPRDAVGFVRAALTAPPSVRFTTAYAVSANTRRFWELPAHTTLAYTPRDNAETYASRVPGAGLPVPPASPQSGAYAQPAATLPHVHP; encoded by the coding sequence GTGGACCTGGGAACAGTCGCCATCACGGGCGCGGCGGGCACCATCGGCTCGGTCATGCGGCGCGCCCTGCGCGCGGACGCCGACCGCATCGTCGTCCTCGACCGCGTCCCGCTGAGCGCGGAGGCGGCCACCGAGACGGTGCGGGAGATGGAGCTGCGCGATCCGGCGGCGGTCGTGACGGCGCTCGCCGGCACCGGCGCGGACGCCGTGCTGCACCTGGGCGGCCTGGCCGACGAGGCGCCGCTGCCCGACCTGCTCGCCGCCAATGTGCTGGGGACCCACCACGTACTGGAGGCGGCGCGGCGCCTCGGCATCCCCCGGGTGGTGCTCGCGAGCACGAACCGCGTCACGGGGTTCCACCCCGCAGCGCACCTGACCGGCCCCGACGACCCGGCCCGCCCCGACGGGCTGTACGCGGTGAGCAAGGTGGCCGTGGAGGCGCTGGGGCGGATGTACGCGGAGAAGTTCGGGCTCTCGGTGGTCTGCCTGCGCATCGGGAGTTTCGAGGAGTGCCCGAGCGAACCCCGGCATCTGGCGACGTGGCTGAGCCCGCGCGACGCGGTCGGCTTCGTCCGCGCCGCGCTGACCGCCCCGCCGTCGGTCCGTTTCACCACCGCGTACGCGGTCTCGGCGAACACCCGCCGCTTCTGGGAGCTGCCCGCCCATACGACGCTGGCCTACACGCCGCGGGACAACGCCGAGACGTACGCGTCGCGGGTGCCGGGCGCCGGCCTGCCCGTCCCGCCGGCCTCGCCGCAGTCCGGCGCGTACGCGCAGCCGGCGGCCACCCTGCCGCACGTCCACCCCTGA
- a CDS encoding DUF397 domain-containing protein, translated as MKTKAVAVRKRSSYSGNNGNCVEIADDADALLVRDSSDAHLLGRLRGGCAGRPDRPVTPGRPPPSRRNPSG; from the coding sequence GTGAAGACCAAGGCCGTTGCCGTCCGGAAGAGGTCCAGCTACTCGGGGAACAACGGAAACTGCGTCGAGATCGCGGATGACGCGGACGCGCTCCTTGTCCGCGATTCCAGTGACGCGCACCTCTTGGGCCGCCTTCGCGGCGGCTGCGCGGGACGGCCCGATCGGCCAGTGACTCCCGGACGGCCCCCACCGTCGCGTCGTAATCCGTCCGGGTGA
- a CDS encoding protein phosphatase 2C domain-containing protein, with the protein MRIQTATDPGSPGHPNEDWAAAVAPAGGTGGALVLLDGVTGPPGPYGCAHPVAWFAARLGGALLEAVGSRRDLALADCLAGAIGRTAEGHRATCDLSHPRTPQATVVAARWDEHRLEFLVLSDSVLLVEAPDGTVRPVLDTRLDDLRPAARRLPPGERAAFVEGLRNAEGGFFTAAADPSVARRAVTGTVDRGGVRRIVALSDGLGRWKETFGFGDWSDLFRAVTDEGPAAVIARVRGAEAADPRGQRFPRGKTHDDASVVVAEL; encoded by the coding sequence ATGCGCATCCAGACTGCGACGGACCCCGGGTCGCCGGGCCACCCGAACGAGGACTGGGCGGCGGCCGTCGCCCCCGCCGGCGGAACGGGCGGCGCCCTGGTGCTCCTTGACGGTGTGACGGGTCCGCCGGGACCGTACGGCTGCGCGCACCCGGTCGCGTGGTTCGCCGCCCGGCTCGGCGGCGCGCTGCTGGAGGCGGTGGGATCGCGCCGCGATCTGGCGCTCGCCGACTGCCTCGCCGGCGCCATCGGGCGGACCGCGGAGGGGCACCGGGCCACGTGTGACCTTTCTCACCCGCGAACGCCGCAGGCCACGGTCGTCGCGGCACGCTGGGACGAACACCGCCTGGAATTCCTGGTGCTGAGCGATTCGGTGCTGCTGGTGGAGGCGCCCGACGGCACGGTCAGGCCGGTCCTGGACACCCGGCTCGACGATCTGCGGCCCGCGGCGCGGCGGCTGCCGCCCGGGGAGCGCGCGGCGTTCGTCGAGGGGCTGCGGAACGCCGAGGGCGGATTCTTCACGGCGGCCGCCGATCCGTCGGTGGCGCGGCGCGCGGTCACGGGCACGGTGGACCGCGGGGGCGTGCGGAGGATCGTCGCGCTCAGCGACGGGCTCGGGCGCTGGAAGGAAACCTTCGGGTTCGGTGACTGGTCGGACCTCTTCCGCGCGGTGACGGACGAGGGGCCGGCCGCCGTGATCGCGCGCGTGCGCGGGGCCGAGGCGGCGGATCCCCGAGGTCAGCGGTTTCCCCGGGGGAAGACACACGACGACGCGTCGGTGGTCGTGGCGGAATTGTGA
- a CDS encoding NlpC/P60 family protein, with protein MTTPRRWLALIGGVLVLTALPARPAAAEPGDTVSALVAELGTLYRESDRAARSYEETARRLRDRRAEVRRLDERLATARTDLAAARRTAGEIARAQYRHGGDPLPATLRMLLGEDPRHDLHAEAVARRVAAHQAAEIARLTEGERRADALATEARAALDAERTRAEEERRAREVADDRLAEVTRLLADAAPTTPLAATGTDGTNDDNDTTAGDRALAAALDRVGQAYDDPAALAADAWADTGRTLPATPARMWADLPHASLGDLRPGDLVVYHTDASHVGVYAGEGQVVHAPAPGEPVAVAPVAVRPVLGAVRPG; from the coding sequence ATGACCACACCGCGTCGGTGGCTCGCCCTCATCGGGGGCGTCCTCGTCCTCACCGCACTGCCCGCACGCCCCGCCGCCGCCGAGCCCGGCGACACCGTCTCCGCCCTCGTCGCCGAACTCGGCACCCTCTACCGGGAGTCCGACCGCGCCGCCCGGAGCTACGAGGAGACCGCCCGGCGCCTGCGCGACCGGCGGGCCGAGGTACGCCGGCTGGACGAACGGCTCGCCACCGCCCGCACCGACCTCGCCGCCGCGCGCCGCACCGCCGGGGAGATCGCCCGCGCCCAGTACCGGCACGGCGGCGACCCCCTGCCCGCGACCCTCCGCATGCTCCTCGGCGAGGACCCGCGCCACGACCTCCACGCCGAGGCCGTCGCGCGCCGCGTCGCCGCCCACCAGGCCGCCGAGATCGCCCGCCTCACCGAGGGCGAACGCCGCGCCGACGCGCTCGCCACCGAGGCCCGCGCCGCCCTCGACGCCGAACGGACCCGCGCCGAGGAGGAACGCCGCGCCCGCGAGGTGGCCGACGACCGCCTCGCCGAGGTCACCCGCCTCCTCGCCGACGCCGCCCCCACCACACCGCTCGCGGCGACCGGCACCGACGGCACCAACGACGACAACGACACCACCGCGGGCGACCGCGCCCTCGCCGCGGCGCTCGACCGGGTCGGCCAGGCGTACGACGACCCCGCCGCCCTCGCCGCCGACGCGTGGGCGGACACCGGACGCACCCTCCCGGCCACTCCGGCGCGCATGTGGGCGGACCTGCCCCACGCGTCCCTCGGCGACCTGCGCCCCGGCGACCTCGTCGTCTACCACACGGACGCGTCACACGTCGGCGTCTACGCGGGCGAAGGCCAGGTCGTCCACGCGCCCGCGCCCGGCGAACCCGTCGCCGTGGCGCCGGTCGCCGTACGCCCCGTCCTGGGAGCGGTCCGCCCCGGCTGA